The following proteins come from a genomic window of Rissa tridactyla isolate bRisTri1 chromosome 11, bRisTri1.patW.cur.20221130, whole genome shotgun sequence:
- the MRPL22 gene encoding 39S ribosomal protein L22, mitochondrial isoform X1, which yields MAARWAVNAGSAWACRLLGWARPERWLASGSLFPLSCIHTSTSLEKFGKWEKKNRIVYPPQLPGEPRRPAEIYHCRREIKYSKDKMWYLAKLIKGMSIDQALAQLEFSDKKGAKVIKEVLLEAQEMAVRNHNVEFKSNLHIAESLTGRGRYVKRIRYHGKGMFGIMKIVRCHYFVKLVEGPPPPPEPPRTGFDQAKEYVQQLRSRTIINTL from the exons ATGGCGGCGCGGTGGGCGGTTAACGCGG GGAGTGCCTGGGCGTGCAGGCTGCTCGGCTGGGCGCGGCCGGAGAG GTGGCTAGCATCTGGTAGCCTTTTTCCTCTGTCATGCATCCACACCAGCACATCTCTGGAGAAATTTGggaagtgggagaaaaagaaCAGGATTGTTTACCCTCCGCAGCTGCCTGGAGAACCTCGCAGACCAGCT GAAATATATCACTGCCGGAGGGAAATAAAATATAGCAAAGATAAGATGTGGTATTTGGCAAAACTG ATAAAAGGAATGTCCATTGATCAGGCTCTTGCTCAGTTGGAATTCAGTGATAAAAAGGGAGCAAAGGTGATCAAAGAG GTTCTGTTAGAAGCTCAGGAAATGGCAGTAAGAAATCACAATGTGGAATTCAAATCAAATTTACATATAG ctgagtcACTGACGGGCAGAGGCCGCTATGTGAAGCGGATTCGTTACCATGGCAAAGGCATGTTTGGCATCATGAAAATCGTCAGGTGCCATTACTTTGTGAAGTTGGTGGaaggtcctcctcctcctccagagcccCCAAGGACTGGTTTTGACCAAGCAAAAGAATATGTGCAGCAGCTGCGAAGTAGAACCATTATTAATACACTGTGA
- the MRPL22 gene encoding 39S ribosomal protein L22, mitochondrial isoform X2 → MWYLAKLIKGMSIDQALAQLEFSDKKGAKVIKEVLLEAQEMAVRNHNVEFKSNLHIAESLTGRGRYVKRIRYHGKGMFGIMKIVRCHYFVKLVEGPPPPPEPPRTGFDQAKEYVQQLRSRTIINTL, encoded by the exons ATGTGGTATTTGGCAAAACTG ATAAAAGGAATGTCCATTGATCAGGCTCTTGCTCAGTTGGAATTCAGTGATAAAAAGGGAGCAAAGGTGATCAAAGAG GTTCTGTTAGAAGCTCAGGAAATGGCAGTAAGAAATCACAATGTGGAATTCAAATCAAATTTACATATAG ctgagtcACTGACGGGCAGAGGCCGCTATGTGAAGCGGATTCGTTACCATGGCAAAGGCATGTTTGGCATCATGAAAATCGTCAGGTGCCATTACTTTGTGAAGTTGGTGGaaggtcctcctcctcctccagagcccCCAAGGACTGGTTTTGACCAAGCAAAAGAATATGTGCAGCAGCTGCGAAGTAGAACCATTATTAATACACTGTGA